One Benincasa hispida cultivar B227 chromosome 5, ASM972705v1, whole genome shotgun sequence genomic window carries:
- the LOC120077970 gene encoding choline/ethanolaminephosphotransferase 1-like: MGYVGAHGVATLHRYKYSGVDHSYVAKYVLQPFWSRFVNFFPLWMPPNMITLMGFMFLVTSAVLGYIYSPHLDLAPPRWVHFAHGLLLFLYQTFDAVDGKQARRTNSSSPLGELFDHGCDALACAFETLAFGSTAMCGRSSFWFWVLSAVPFYGATWEHFFTNTLVLPVVNGPTEGLMLIYLCHFFTTFVGAGWWTQQFGKSIPIFSWVPIFHDIPTFRAALILLAAFGVIPTVAFNVYNVYKVVQARKGNMLLALAMLYPFVVLVGGVLAWDYLSPSDIIGSYPHLIITGTGLAFGFLVGRMILAHLCDEPKGLKTGMCMSLLFLPLAIANALTAKLNDGVPLVDESLVVLGYCLFTGALYLHFATSVIHEITTALGIYCFRITRKEA, from the exons ATGGGGTATGTTGGTGCACATGGGGTCGCAACACTGCACAGATACAAGTACAGTGGTGTTGATCACTCTTATGTTGCCAAATATGTGCTGCAACCCTTTTGGAGTCGCTTCGTCAATTTCTTTCCGCTATGGATGCC TCCGAATATG ATAACACTTATGGGATTTATGTTTTTGGTCACGTCAGCAGTTCTTGGTTAT ATATATTCTCCTCATTTGGATTTAGCTCCCCCAAGATGGGTTCATTTTGCGCATGGAttgcttctatttctttatcAG ACTTTTGATGCTGTTGATGGGAAGCAAGCACGGAGGACAAATTCCTCAAGTCCACTGGGAGAACTTTTTGACCACG GATGTGATGCACTTGCATGCGCG TTTGAAACCTTAGCATTTGGGAGCACTGCCATGTGCGGAAGATCTTCTTTCTGGTTCTGGGTACTTTCAGCTGTTCCCTTTTATGGTGCAACGTGGGAACA CTTCTTCACCAATACTCTAGTTCTTCCTGTTGTAAATGGACCTACTGAGGGTCTCATGCTGATTTATTTGTGTCATTTTTTCACAACCTTTGTGG GTGCTGGGTGGTGGACTCAGCAGTTCGGGAAGTCCATACCAATTTTTAGTTGGGTTCCTATTTTCCATG ATATCCCGACATTCAGGGCTGCACTGATTTTATTGGCTGCTTTCGGTGTCATTCCTACAGTTGCATTCAA tgtgtacaatgtttacaaggTTGTGCAGGCAAGAAAAGGAAACATGCTATTAGCATTAGCGATG CTTTACCCATTTGTAGTACTTGTCGGAGGAGTCTTAGCATG GGATTATTTGTCACCTTCTGACATTATTGGAAGCTATCCGCATCTGATTATAACTGGAACTGGACTTGCTTTTGGATTTTTAGTG GGTAGAATGATTCTAGCCCACCTTTGTGATGAACCCAAGGGCTTGAAAACTGGAATGTGCATG TCactattatttcttcctcttgcCATTGCAAATGCTCTCACAGCAAAGCTTAACGACGG GGTACCTTTAGTTGATGAAAGTCTGGTTGTTCTTGGTTATTGTCTTTTTACTG GTGCTCTGTATTTGCACTTTGCAACTTCAGTTATTCATGAGATCACCACCGCCTTGGGAATCTATTGCTTCAG GATAACTAGGAAAGAAGCTTAA